The following are encoded together in the Mycobacteriales bacterium genome:
- the ndk gene encoding nucleoside-diphosphate kinase: MAERTLVLVKPDAVRRGLIGEIVGRLENKGLMILALELRTLDTDIATRHYAEHEGKPFFGSLVEFITGGPLVAIVVEGHRAIEAVRTLMGVTDPVASTPGSIRGDYALEIGQNLVHGSDSPEAAAREVALFFPALA; encoded by the coding sequence GTGGCGGAGCGCACCCTGGTCCTGGTCAAGCCCGACGCCGTACGGCGGGGCCTCATCGGCGAGATCGTCGGCCGGCTCGAGAACAAAGGTCTGATGATCCTCGCCCTCGAGCTGCGCACCCTGGACACGGACATCGCGACTCGGCACTACGCCGAGCACGAGGGCAAGCCGTTCTTCGGTTCGCTGGTCGAGTTCATCACCGGCGGGCCGCTGGTCGCGATCGTGGTCGAGGGCCACCGGGCGATCGAGGCGGTTCGCACCCTGATGGGCGTGACCGATCCGGTCGCCTCGACGCCCGGTTCGATCCGCGGCGACTACGCGCTCGAGATCGGCCAGAACCTGGTCCACGGCTCGGACTCACCGGAGGCAGCGGCCCGCGAGGTCGCCCTGTTCTTCCCCGCGCTGGCCTGA